The Brassica napus cultivar Da-Ae chromosome C7, Da-Ae, whole genome shotgun sequence genomic interval TACTACTAGAATATTACCAAGAATTACTAAGTATAAGATATATAACAGCTGCACTTTTTacatgaatattttttaaagtgcTATACATATACATTTTACATAGgtactttttatattattgttttaacaTGAGCAAAACAAAACGAattttatgaaacataaaatgtttttaaattctaaaataagaagataaatgttttaaaactttataaatgatGGAAGATGTAATGTGATATATTACCACAACTTAATATTTACTGACAAACAAAATGTGTTTGTAGAAGAAATACTTAATAAATTTTCCAGacataataaacttaataaaattagtTATTCTAACATGTCTTTTGCAACCGATACAAGTTTTAACTACCTCGAAGAAAAGTTCAAAACAATAAAGATActcaatttcttattttttgtcaacttgaCGCAGTCAAGTGAAGTGTTAACACTAAGATGACATGGACAGTAGTCTTCCTTCAATTTTAACACCATGCTTACTCAGACTCATACAACATATTCTAAACTATAAACTCTATACAACCATGCACGGCTTATGTTTTTGACACCAAAACAATATAGGGATTGCCTGCCCACTTGATTGAAGGTTCAAACAGAAGCTCCTTCTCGTTGGTCTCATAGAACTTAATACCTGCACATTACTCTTTGACCATTAGCACATCTTACAGATGTGAAAATTACGTAAAAATGGGAGTAAGACTTGCCATGAACTGTGGGTGAAAGGCTCAGTTTCTCGAACTCAATGGATTCTATACAGAAAGTGCCAATGTAATCTGCAATATGGGTTGTGCGGAGCTCCGAATAATCTTGCAAACAACCTATAAACAGGAGAATGAAAAACTAAAGCTTATATACAGAAGCATAAATTGATAAGAAGCAGGAAACAAAGAGAACCTTATCAAGGTAGGGCCACATGTATGAGATAAATCTGTGGAGCCAAGCCAGTCCACCTTCAATATCTTGTAGAAAGAAGAATATCAGTGTCATCAAGTAAATCAAGAAGCTAGAATGATTCAATATGTTGAGTTAACTTACTCTTTCATAGTCAGGATTCTTCATCCATAAAGGGATACCAGGTAGAAGATCAAGAAAGAGAGTGATGCTAGTCtcaactaaatatttattttagtcttaACTAGGCATCTCAACAATTTAATACAGCTTactcaaaacacacaaaaattgtATCAGTTTTCGGTCTGTGTAACATATACCTGATAATAAGATTACACAAGTTTTTACCCCAATTTCAAAGCCAATATTCTTTTTCTACAGACACATTTATTAAGTTTCCCCAAAAAAATTTTCAAACCTAGTTACAAAACGACCAAATAACTATCAAATAAAGAGAAACTAATCACTtaccacaaagaaaaaaacgatGTGATTCTCGACTTAGGGGTTTTGGAGGGGTTTCAATCACAATGAGGGACAGAGAGACTTGAGACACGAgaaataagagagagagattgatgaATTCTCGATTTAGATGGAGAAGGGACAAAGAACGATGCGACTCTGCTGCTAAGGGGCTTTGGTTTTCCGTCGCAAGAGGGAGAGAGTTTGGGGTGGAGAAGGAACGATGTCGTTTCGCTTTTAGTTTGGTCGGATTCTAGGGTTAGATTTAGGTGGGTCGGATCTTTAGGTTGGGCCCTTGTAAATAACCTATTTCATTAGGTGGTAATTTGTAATAAATATCGTTGATAGCTTAGCTGTAAATGTCGGTGACCGACGCAGGGTGGGGGACAAGCGAATAATCAAATCGTggaaaacgaaatatgaaatgaAAATTAAATGGAAATGTGGGTGGAAGGAAATTGAGATCCAAAATTCTGGTATTTTAAGGTCGTAAACTACTAACTCAGTCACTACTACAGAGCCAGTAAAGACTATGATTTGCTTCACCACTTGCTCCCACTTATAAAAAAAAGGTCAGTAGATCAATATAGTCTCTCTTGCTTGCTCTTTCTACTAGATCGGGATCTGGACCTTTTCTCTTACACTCTTCTCTCTCTGCTCATAAAGTTTCAATCTATTTGGGAGGAGGGAGATCTGTGAGTCTGCAACCCCTTTTCTCTGGTAATCTTTTTACTTTTGGACTACACCAAGTCTATGGCTTTCTTTAAATGTTTCTTGCCTCTTCTGGGTATTTCTGTAAATGTCTATgctcttttcttctttgttctaCTTATGTTTGCTCAAAGTAAATATGCTTTGagctagaaaagaaaaaaagtagtATGCTTTGGGTTGTTTCACTTTTTAGTTATAAATtcaagtgttttttttgtttgttgatttttttatctGCTGTTTCATGTTCTCTGCTCTGTCTTCTTTTTACCTTCTCTATAGTATCATATTATCATGTGATTAAGCTCAGAAATTGGAGATAACCCGTCaaacaaagtttaaaaaaaacaagctCAAGTATGAGAGTAGCCATTAGCCAATAGTATCTACACAATGGTTTGCTATCAGTTCTGTAGAAACCCAACATCCTTATGGATCTTCCTTAGCCATCAGTGTAGATCTTCCCTAGCCTCTTCTAAACCAGACCTTTTGATACTTTTACTGCTCACTATAGTCTTTATATATTTGGTGTTGCAGGTGCATGTGACTAGCGATTGTGCCTTGGGTCTATAGGAGGAACATGGCAATGGGGAAGTATTCTCGTGTAGATGGGAAGAAGTCATCAGGCTATGGCTTAACCATCACCATAGTCTTAGTTGTTTCTCTCTGTTTGGTTGGGGCCTGGATGTTCATGTCTTCTTGGTCTGCTCCTACCGAGTCTGTTGACTTCTCTTCTAACCAGACTCCAAAGGATGTGGAAACTACTACCAAGACTTATTTCACAAACGAAGAATTTGACAAAGGTTCCAAGACTGAGGAAACTGAGGTTGTGACAGAAAGCAACGAGGAGAAGCCTGATCCTGAGAGCTCTGGTGAGGAGAAAACGGAGCAGGTTGAGGAGAAAAAGGAGTTTGAAGACAAGAATGGTGAAGGGGATAGAAAAGATGGAGAGGGTGAGTCAGAAAGTGATGAAACGAAGCAGAAAGAGAAGACACAACTGGAAGAGAGCTCGGAGGAAAACAAATCAGAGGATGGTAATGGAACCGAAGAGAATACTGAAGAAAACACTGAGAAGAAGACAGAAGATAGCGCTGGCGAAACTGAAGAGAACACTGAGAAGAGCACTGGTGACCAGGCCGAGATTACAAAGGAGTCGAGCAGTGGAAGCGGGGCTTGGTCTACACAATTGGTTGAGTCGCAGAACGAGAAGAAAGCACAAGTGTCCTCAATCAAATGGAAAGTCTGCAATGTGACAGCTGGACCAGACTACATCCCTTGCCTTGACAACTGGCAAGCTATCAAGAAGCTTCATTCCACTAAGCATTATGAACATCGCGAGAGGCATTGTCCTGAGGAATCTCCAACCTGCCTTGTTTCTCTTCCCGAAGGGTATAAGCGATCCATCAAATGGCCTAAGAGCAGAGAAAAGGTAAAGCTTCTTGAGACCCATTATGTTATTTTTCAGTGATACCAATTTAACTCTTTTATGTTTTGTGTTGACACACAGATATGGTACAACAACATTCCTCACACCAAGCTTGCACATGTGAAAGGACATCAAAACTGGGTGAAGATGAGTGGTGAATACTTAACATTCCCTGGTGGTGGTACTCAGTTCAAGAACGGTGCTCTTCACTATATCGATTTCCTCCAAGAGGTACACCTTATTCATTCAATGTCTACACGACTTTCTCATTGACTATTAACattgatatgtgtattgattgcAGTCATATCCTGATATTGCTTGGGGAAACAGAACACGTGTTATATTGGATGTTGGGTGTGGTGTTGCTAGCTTCGGAGGATATCTTTTCGACAGAGATGTGCTTGCTTTGTCATTTGCACCCAAAGATGAACACGAGGCGCAGGTGCAGTTTGCTTTGGAACGTGGTATCCCTGCAATGTCAAATGTTATGGGAACCAAGAGATTGCCTTTCCCAGGATCTGTTTTCGATCTTATCCATTGTGCTCGTTGTAGAGTCCCTTGGCATATTGAAGGTGGCAAACTACTTTTGGAACTGAACCGTGCATTGAGGCCTGGTGGTTTCTTTGTCTGGTCAGCGACTCCAGTTTACAGGAAGACCGAAGAAGACGTTGGCATATGGAAAGGTTTGGATTTGGATATGAATAAGACTGTTTACAGATGGTTCTTAACTAACATGTGAGATGTTTCTTTATGTTCTGTAGCTATGTCGAAGCTAACAAAGGCAATGTGCTGGAAACTAATGACGATAAAGAAAGATAAACTGAATGAAGTTGGTGCTGCCATTTACCAAAAGCCAATGTCGAATGATTGCTACAACCAAAGATCTCAAAACGAGCCACCTCTCTGCAAAGATTCTGATGATCAAAACGCCGCTTGGTAGCTTATCTCTTCCCTTTCTCACATCAATGCAATGGAACTTTGTTGCTAAAGTGTATGATTGCAGGAATGTTCCTCTTGAGGCATGTATGCACAAAGTGACAGAAGACTCATCAAAACGCGGAGCAGTTTGGCCTGAGAGTTGGCCAGAGAGAGTAGAGACTGTTCCTCAGTGGTTGGATTCTCAGGAAGGTGTGTATGGAAAACCTGCACAAGAGGATTTCACAGCAGACCAAGAACGCTGGAAGACTATTGTTTCAAAGTCATACCTCAACGGTATGGGAATCGATTGGTCGTATGTGAGAAATGTGATGGACATGAGAGCTGTCTATGGAGGGTAAGTACTGAAGAAAACCATTCACCAATATAAAAACTGACTCCATGTATTTGTTATTAAatgatctctctctttcttggtttcagttttgctgctgcattgaAGGATCTGAAGCTGTGGGTGATGAATGTAGTTCCTATCGACTCAGCTGATACGCTACCAATTATATATGAACGTGGTTTGTTTGGAATCTACCATGACTGGTGTGAATCATTCAGCACTTACCCTCGAACTTACGACCTTCTTCATGCTGATCATCTTTTCTCTGCACTGAAGAAGAGGTATGTAGATATACAGTACACTCACATATCTCTGTGACCTTTTCTTGATTGCAAAATCTGATGATTGTATATATAAACAACACTCATTCAGGTGCAGCTTGGTGTCGGCAATGACTGAAGTGGACAGGATACTCAGACCACAAGGAACTTTTATAGTAAGAGATGACATGGAAACAATAGGAGAAATAGAGAAGATGGTGAAATCGATGAAATGGAATGTAAGAATGACTCATTCCAAAGATGGAGAAGGAGTGCTCTCTGTTCAGAAGTCATTGTGGCGTCCTACAGAGGTCGAGACAGTTACATGGGCAATAGCCTGAGGTGAATGGAAACTAAGAAGAATAAAATGGGTTTTTTTACTTTCTATAGTTTCATAAttaagttttttcttttatgatCACATTGATTGTTACTTGTATTAGTCCAATATTTGTATCCCTTTTTCCTTTGCATTGACAAAAATTGTATACAAGACAATTGTCTCAAAAGTGTAAACTTATGAGTTTATGGTTTGCTCCTAAGCACCTATGAAAAGTCATACATGAAATCTTATATGAGGACGGACATGCACATATAATAATCATCACATTTGTAAACCATtctaagtaaaatataattatgacCTTGTAACATGGCCAGATTATACATGAGTTTTAAgtttaacaaagaaaaacaacagTCTAGAACCAGATTTTTGATTAAACAAAACACCAGTCTCATCATCTCTTGTAAGGCTCAAAAGGATATCTCTGAAACTCAGATCCAAAGGTGATAGATTCCTCATCGAGTTTCTTCTTCAACCTCCTCCAAGTCCTCAACTTATTAGACTGTATTAACCCTTTATACAACGTCTCAAACGTTAGCTTCTGCGGCAAGAAACCTCTCTCTATCATCTCCACAAAGTACCCACAAGCctctttccatttatccttCCCACACAACCCATGAACCAACGAAGTGTACGAATCCAAATCCGGACCCGTTTCGCTTCCTTTAAGATCATCCCAAATCTCTCCCACAATCTCCATCTTGCCCAAGTTTATAAACGTACCCAACAGAACATTATAAGTGTTCGTATTCGGCTTGCACAATCCATCTTTCATCTTCTTATACAGATTCATCGCCCCGGTAGCATCTTTTCTTCCTTTGTACTCTTTGAAAAAGCAATTGTATGTAGCGGAAGAAGGGCTTATCCCATCTCCCACCATTGCTTCAAGCAGCTCCTCAGCTTCCTCCAACCTCCCACAAGAACATAGACACTTCACAACGGAAGTGTACGTTTCCGTCGTGGGGCTAATCCCTTTGGCCTTCATGAGTTTCAGCTTATCCAAACTCAGCTCGGACTTATGAGCTCTGCTGTACATATGAAGCACGATCGAAAAGCTCGTGACATCAGGTTCGATCCCTCTCTCacgcatttcatcgaacaccttctcGGCGTTTCTCACGTTCCTCTCAAACCTCTCCTCGGGATGCAAACTCGCCGTCCGGCAGATCCCGTTGAGCAGAACGTTGTACGTCACGACGTTAGGCTCGATCCCGGATCCGATCATCTCCGCTAAGAATCTCTCCGCCATGTCGATCCTCCGCAGCTTACACCAGCCGGCGATCAGAATCGTGTAAACCTTCTCGTCGCATCCGAACTCAGATTTGCGTTCGTTGAAAACCCCAACGGCTAACTTCGTGTGTCCGTATTTACAAAGCGTGTCGAGGAGAAACGCGAACTCGTCGACGCCGAGACGGTTCTCGAGGAAGCAAGGCGCGTCGTCGAAAGCTCGGACGGCTTGGCGAGTGAGTCCGGCGGCGATTAGACGCTTGACGAGGATGAGAAACGTCTCCGAGGAAGGTTTGAGGTTCTCCTGCTGCTCCATCTCGACGATTAGCTGTCGAGCGACGTCGAATTGGCGGACTTTTCCGAGGATGTCGATGATGAGGTTGAAGGAGGCGAGCGTTGTTGTTGTCGAAGGAGATGGTAAGGAGCGTAGGTACTGGAAGAAGGAGAGGGCGATTTTGGAGTTGTGGCGGAGACGGAGGAGGGTTTGGTTGATGAGGTGAGGAGAGAGGGAGATTCCGTTGAGCTGCAGAGATGATTCTGTGAAGTGGAAAGGGTTGTGATTGGTCACGAGGATTTGGGAGATTAGCTCGGCGTCGTTTGAGGGTTCGAGTTTCGGGAGGTTGAGAGAGAAtccggcggcggcggcggtggTGGAGAGACGACGGAGGAGTGGAAAGGCCGGTGGTGAGATTTTTTGCTTCAGCATCTTTCTGCAATGTTCCGTTTTGCTCTGAACAACTCAAAAAAAGATAATTGTGGTTTTCACACTGCGGTTAAACCAAACTGGACCGAGCCAGATTTTTCAGAAAAATTACTGATCGGTTTAACCTGAATAACcgaatcaaaaccaaaaataaccagACTTTTAGATGTTGAGATTATTCGGTCTAAGAGTTGCACAAAACTTCAGCTACTTTTATTCAAACTTCTGTGTTGTCTGACCGCTGTTCATGTACATTACATGATAACGATATGATTACTACATTGATGAATCAAAGAGAACACCCAGAGTTTGTGATctgtttatatgttttatttgtgGTGTAATATTAGAATATGTCTGAAGTTTATCTTTTTCTAGTAAATATGATCCAGTGTAATTCTGTTATTGTATTAGCAAACTATATTTGGTTCAGTTGCTCTAAAAGTTCAAATAGTTTCTCTTTATAGAAGGATGGTGTTGCATGTCTTAGAATCAACAATATGGTTCAGATTTGCATcaaaattcacatcaaaccGACTCAAATCCATACAGAAACTATTTGGTCAGGAGCTTGTCTTCTGACCAAAGTAAATACCCCTACCggaatatttgtaaataatttgcataaaaacatttttataaaaataccaaataaaaccgtctcaaaaatattaatgtcatatcaaatttaattacataatttgtctTATTTTGTGTACATAATACTCACGtaattatctatactattaaaagagaagtataaaaataaaatacccaTTTATTTTTCAACTTATTTATACTGGCATGCCACTGAAGTTATTAATTAACTTaccttttatgattttttgtttttcttctttaattaatgtatttccaaaatcaaattctaactaaaatttatggcaacaataattaataaacctagGTTTTTgtattctttgtctttttctatttatttatatatgtgtgtttggAAATAATTAATTCCATATATAAATTGCATAATTAAATACATACATTATACGGTAACTATTTGACTAAttccatatatacataatatatagtatatacaacAAATTTACTATAcattatcattaaattttaatccataaatagtatatacaaaaaaatattatatattatcataaaattttgatctataaaaaaaataaaatacatttgttCGGATATATAggtcatattctaaaaatattgatCATACAATTGATGGTTTAGaggataaaataaaactaatcaatataaacaataaaattattgtgtttagaaatgtcatattaaacaattatttgaacgggtaaattttaaaatatatattataactaatacaaataaaaatttatttataagaaataaaaataaatatctacgCGGACGCGCGGTTCAAGCTCTAGTATTTGATTACAACAGATGTACggttttccctttttttttttttgacaaacggTTTTCCCATTTATTTTGCTATTTTATATCACTAGCTTtacctgaatttttttttttttttgtgattagttttgtagaatattttttttcatcaagATGTGACTCTCATTTTAATTAAATGTTGATTTGCAAATCCaaagcatttaaaaaaaaaataagtattcTTCTTCAgtactatataaataaaatttcttcaaagtacAAAAGTTCCACGAGCATAAAcagaattatttaaaaaaataataatttgaaacaCCAACCAAAAAAAACATCGTTAGAATAAAAGAAAGACAAGAATCAAATaatctaaacaaacaaaaatttataatagcTTGGGCGCAACAACGTACAAGCATAACCGCTCCGATCGAATAGAAGCAAGTGTGAGACACTATATAATAAACGTAGACTTGAATTGATCCAAAAGATTCACCAATTACTTCTCTACTCTATTTTGTTAGGGTTTGAGTCACATCTcttcttatattttttcttagtgTGTCAAAGGTGCGACATGGCGGTTCCAAGGAAACGCAAACACTCTGGTGAAGAGACTCTACCTGAAAAGAGACAAAAGAAGACCATCGAAGCTTCTAAATTTGCAGAACAGGAGAAATCAATCACAGCTTTGATCAGACTTCGTGAAACAAAGGTGGATCCCAAGGTTACGCGATTAATCCATGAGAATACGGCTTGGAGAATTCGTGATCACGATACAAAGACGAAGGAGGGCGAGGTTATTACAACGAACCAGGCCGTGACAAGATTGAGAAACAAAACCACGGTTTCAAAGACTTGATAGCAAAGGCACGTGAGAAACTGCAAGAAAAGCGGCAGGTTGATGATAGGAACACTGACATCGAAAGCCAGAGGATAGCTGCCCGGTTAGCCCTAGACCAGATAGTAGAAACTGATGATGATTTCGATGATCATCTTAAATATCATACGGAATTGCAAAACCTTGGGTGCGATTTCATCCGCGATCAAGTCAGTTTATTGAAGATGTTCAGTTTGCTGTCAAGAGGCGACTACCACATtgatgaatgaatgaatgaatctAACTCGGAACTCCCTACGGTCTGGTGAATATATTCAGTGAGAAAGACTTCTTTGTGTAGTAGACATGTTTATCTTTCTGTAGTATTTGCAATACGATCAAACTACTTTCTGGTTTAGTTGCTCTAAAAATCAAAGTTTCTCTTTGCATGTCTTCGAACCAACGCTGTTGCAGATTTTcatcaaattaaacaaaattcacatcaaaccaacccaaatccaaaccgaaattatttggCCATGAACTTGTGTCACCGAAATAACCCAAAGTTTATATGCAGAGCTGCAAAAGGACTGACTAGTCAAACTTTGAAACACTATTAAGATTCAGGATCTCCCTTCATCTGATGTCGGATGAAAAGTTTGGATAGAGCCTCCGTGAGTGTTTACTACTACTTGGGGGCGAGGATAGCAGATGCAGCAGCAGCTTCTGCAATGAGAGCAACTGGTTGACGAGCTTGAAGGCAAGCCCCAATGTCAAAAGGGTGCAACTCTGAACCATCATAGAGAAGATTCAGTCCTGGAAGAACCACTTCTCGGCTATCTGCTTCATCTCCATCTGCCTTTGTTGCAGTTGAAGGTGCATTCTCGTCTATGGTCCTAGTGGCAGCCTCATATACAGGGCAAGTGTAGGATCTGCGACCACCCCCAAAAGTTCCTCAAACACTGAgacaagaaataaataaaattcaagaaacTAAACTGACCTGAGAATGCTACCATCGAAGCTTAGAACTTCAGTCCGGCAACGTTGGCGATTAGCGAGTTTCAAACGTTGAAATTCGCTCGAGGCACCTGAAATTGGGGAGGAAGGGTCCACGAGTGGGTTCCATTTGCCACTTGCATAGTTCATGAGCTTACTACGAGGAGCCTCCTTTGCTTGTTCTTTCTGGTAAAGAAGTTTAGCAGCTGGACCTGTTGCTTGGTACTGTGCGCATATATCTTTCAACCTTTTCCTTATGCACTGCATTGCATTGTGCTGTTCCATGAGCGAATCTGCTTGAAGTAACTCTGACGAGACGATTCTTTTGCAGATGTGGTTGCACAGCTTTGGACTGAATAGTGGCAGCCCAAACTCCACGGTTAAAGGGACCCATTCATACTTCTCATCATCATCCGGAGAGAAGTAGCCTGCTGGATCCTTTGCTTTAAAAAGTTTCAATAGGCGAATGTAACCGACTGTCCACAGCTCCATGTTGTTCGCCAGCTTGGTTAAGAGAGAGTTCAGCTTTGTGTTTTCCTCAAGGGGAAGTCCGAGCTCGTCGGCGAAATGAGGAATGGAGCCATCAGAGTTCTTCAGGGGTAATGGTATATCTAAAGTAACAATTCTTCCAGAGTTGTCAAGATCATGCTTGCTGAGAGGCTGAACGAGAACAGCTGAGCACTTGAGAAGGCAATTCAAACAGTGTAgcagtatacttcctttgaccaAGTTACCTTCAAACTTGTTTCCTAAGCCACCAACCGAAGATCCATCCCAAGACCAAATGAGAGCTTTCTCACAGCCAGCTAGTGGAGCAGGAAGCATCCGCAGACACTGCCCTTTCATCAAGATAACCGACAAAGGCCCAGTGCCCACGGTTGAATACAATACCAGTTTCATCCACTGTGTCATCGATGAATGGGAGGGAGGACCGAAATGAACGGGGCCTGAAGGTCCAGGTAGAACAGTCGTTAGAGGAAGAGGAACCATTGAAACAACGATATCGTAGTCTCGGGAAAACAAACGATCTAGAGTAACTGGTGTTAGAGAAGCCAGACTTTCACAACGAAGAATATCAACGCGATATCTCTTCCTTTTCTTGTTTCCTTTACTGGTGTCGGGTCCTTCTACGGTGATCGGCTTCCCGTCATTCTGAAGGCTTAGGTTAGAACTAAAGGTCTCGGTCAAGGCAGTAGTATCATCGGCCAGTGTAGTTGCAGCTGCTTCATGTTCAGAGCTTTCAGGGACACGCTCTGTCGACATGGGATCCTCGTGAGGGGCATCTGAAACCATTGAAGCCTCACTATTTTGGCTGGTTAAAGAATCTCCAGAATTATCAGGAGAATTGACATCAGCAAGAAGAGTTACAGCCTCATCATTAATCGAAGTTCCAGGGCCCATCGTATCAACTGCAGTATCAGTAGCAACTCCACCAGATATCAAACATTCCAGGACACAACGAAGGCTAAAGGCATGGTTTGCAAATTCTTGCAGTTCACCCTCAAATTTTGCTCCCTCTAATGTGCTCAAATCCTTGCAAAGGTCCGGGATACTAGTATGCCCGAGCTTTCCAGCTTCATAGAGTGTTACAGCATGAGACTTCAATCCTATAACAGTGTTCATTAACATGGAtggaatatattataataatgcAAAAAGTATAGTTGATATTtatgggctatcaataattataAGTTGCGCATCAAATGGAACTAGGAAAGGATACCTGGCGAAACAGAACCCATCATTAGATATGATGTTATGTTAGCATCGACTATGAAAGCAACTCGAACATGACTCGAACGTAATCCAGAGCTTTCTGACCCTAAATTATCTCCATTTTGAGCCGCCTCACCATCAGCAGACATGTAGGAAGCACGAGTATCGTCTTCATCACTGAGGATGGCACGTGGAGACCCAGGCATAATCTTATCATGAAGCACAGAAGCCGGATCAATTAGCTTTACAGCCCACCCCAAGCGGCAAACAAAAGACGCA includes:
- the LOC106376795 gene encoding protein FAM91A1-like isoform X2; the protein is MWKLNKSIAKDFLPTQPVDFPIDPWWGVCLVNFTIEEFKKLSEDETATIDKICKEEVNAYVLFDPEVIKGLYQRGLIYFDVPVYQDDRFKVSKLEGFISNREQSYEDPIEELLYAVFVVSNENSTVAELASTLQADLAQLQAAASFVCRLGWAVKLIDPASVLHDKIMPGSPRAILSDEDDTRASYMSADGEAAQNGDNLGSESSGLRSSHVRVAFIVDANITSYLMMGSVSPGLKSHAVTLYEAGKLGHTSIPDLCKDLSTLEGAKFEGELQEFANHAFSLRCVLECLISGGVATDTAVDTMGPGTSINDEAVTLLADVNSPDNSGDSLTSQNSEASMVSDAPHEDPMSTERVPESSEHEAAATTLADDTTALTETFSSNLSLQNDGKPITVEGPDTSKGNKKRKRYRVDILRCESLASLTPVTLDRLFSRDYDIVVSMVPLPLTTVLPGPSGPVHFGPPSHSSMTQWMKLVLYSTVGTGPLSVILMKGQCLRMLPAPLAGCEKALIWSWDGSSVGGLGNKFEGNLVKGSILLHCLNCLLKCSAVLVQPLSKHDLDNSGRIVTLDIPLPLKNSDGSIPHFADELGLPLEENTKLNSLLTKLANNMELWTVGYIRLLKLFKAKDPAGYFSPDDDEKYEWVPLTVEFGLPLFSPKLCNHICKRIVSSELLQADSLMEQHNAMQCIRKRLKDICAQYQATGPAAKLLYQKEQAKEAPRSKLMNYASGKWNPLVDPSSPISGASSEFQRLKLANRQRCRTEVLSFDGSILRSYTCPVYEAATRTIDENAPSTATKADGDEADSREVVLPGLNLLYDGSELHPFDIGACLQARQPVALIAEAAAASAILAPK
- the LOC106376795 gene encoding protein FAM91A1-like isoform X1, which codes for MQHTPVTIEDQLISKAVREECPWENLPKRLQSILGSKEEWHRRVIEHCIKKRLLWNTCFACKVCKEGEYYEDMMRYLRKNLALFPYHLAEHVCRVMRISPFRYYCDMIFEVMRNEQPYDSIPNFSAADAFRLTGIGRNEFIDIMNKCRSKKIMWKLNKSIAKDFLPTQPVDFPIDPWWGVCLVNFTIEEFKKLSEDETATIDKICKEEVNAYVLFDPEVIKGLYQRGLIYFDVPVYQDDRFKVSKLEGFISNREQSYEDPIEELLYAVFVVSNENSTVAELASTLQADLAQLQAAASFVCRLGWAVKLIDPASVLHDKIMPGSPRAILSDEDDTRASYMSADGEAAQNGDNLGSESSGLRSSHVRVAFIVDANITSYLMMGSVSPGLKSHAVTLYEAGKLGHTSIPDLCKDLSTLEGAKFEGELQEFANHAFSLRCVLECLISGGVATDTAVDTMGPGTSINDEAVTLLADVNSPDNSGDSLTSQNSEASMVSDAPHEDPMSTERVPESSEHEAAATTLADDTTALTETFSSNLSLQNDGKPITVEGPDTSKGNKKRKRYRVDILRCESLASLTPVTLDRLFSRDYDIVVSMVPLPLTTVLPGPSGPVHFGPPSHSSMTQWMKLVLYSTVGTGPLSVILMKGQCLRMLPAPLAGCEKALIWSWDGSSVGGLGNKFEGNLVKGSILLHCLNCLLKCSAVLVQPLSKHDLDNSGRIVTLDIPLPLKNSDGSIPHFADELGLPLEENTKLNSLLTKLANNMELWTVGYIRLLKLFKAKDPAGYFSPDDDEKYEWVPLTVEFGLPLFSPKLCNHICKRIVSSELLQADSLMEQHNAMQCIRKRLKDICAQYQATGPAAKLLYQKEQAKEAPRSKLMNYASGKWNPLVDPSSPISGASSEFQRLKLANRQRCRTEVLSFDGSILRSYTCPVYEAATRTIDENAPSTATKADGDEADSREVVLPGLNLLYDGSELHPFDIGACLQARQPVALIAEAAAASAILAPK